Proteins encoded together in one Salarias fasciatus chromosome 17, fSalaFa1.1, whole genome shotgun sequence window:
- the ovch1 gene encoding ovochymase-1 isoform X5, producing the protein MGGQEAWAHSWPWQVSLRLASTPACGGAVVSPLWVVSAAHCFRRSGGTRVFLGTRTGSSPRLLWLSFCRYSKASVWTVLAGKHDLDNLLESGQQLVGVSSIISHHDYNFRTKSGDVALLRLQQPLVFNQFVRPIDLWMSPLPVSKRCTVTGWGSTQENGPRMHRLQEVNVTVLPSETCNRYYSGRIRHNMFCAGKDQGGVDACQGDSGGPLSCFTGIRHELAGLVSWGIGCGRAKRPGVYTRVQQYADWMSDTMNAHSVESADNLLAEEDPCGKQQSSGCDRAPGLAEVLLSDDGKVSVGNVSESCPFLWPWQVSLQSNGRHYCSGVLIHRRWVLTARHCSVRAKEDVVVLGVHDVHFLSSQSVVVDEVFNPPLDAGFPPRSDLSLLRLSVAARIGPNVSPVCVPEEDEEPDHSWSCVTAGWGAVKAAEDISPDRLHHTRLTLVNETGCKEEWGDFVGDSHICCHPAGSTSCLGDAGAPLFCQKRGTYFLFGMASWGSWRCDAQKPAVLTKVPDFCGWIHQVTQNY; encoded by the exons ATGGGGGGCCAGGAGGCCTGGGCTCACTCGTGGCCCTGGCAGGTCTCGCTGAGGTTGGCGTCGACGCCGGCCTGCGGGGGCGCCGTCGTCTCGCCGCTGTGGGTGGTCTCCGCGGCGCACTGCTTCAGAAGGTCCGGTGGCACCAGGGTCTTTCTCGGGACGAGGACCGGATCGTCTCCGAGACTCCTCTGGCTTTCTTTCTGCAGGTACAGCAAAGCTTCGGTGTGGACGGTTCTGGCGGGAAAACACGACCTGGACAATCTGCTGGAGTCTGGACAGCAG CTGGTCGGCGtctcctccatcatctcccATCACGACTACAACTTCCGGACCAAATCCGGCGACGTGGCtctgctgaggctgcagcagccgctggTCTTCAACCAGTTCGTCCGTCCCATCGACCTGTGGATGAGCCCGCTGCCGGTGTCCAAACGCTGCACCGTCACCGGCTGGGGCTCCACCCAGGAGA ACGGTCCCCGGAtgcacagactgcaggaggTGAACGTCACGGTGCTGCCCTCCGAGACCTGCAACCGGTACTACAGCGGCCGGATCAGGCACAACATGTTCTGCGCCGGGAAGGACCAGGGAGGGGTGGACGCCTGCCAG GGGGATTCTGGAGGTCCTCTGTCCTGCTTCACTGGGATCAGGCATGAGTTGGCCGGTTTGGTGAGTTGGGGCATCGGTTGTGGTCGAGCCAAACGGCCAGGAGTGTACACCAGAGTCCAGCAGTACGCCGACTGGATGTCCGACACCATGA ACGCTCACAGCGTGGAGTCTGCAGACAACCTCTTAGCCGAAG AGGATCCCTGTGGTAAGCAGCAGAGCTCCGGCTGCGATCGGGCTCCAGGACTGGCTGAGGTCTTACTGTCCGACGACGGTAAGGTGTCCGTGGGGAACGTGTCGGAAAGCTGCCCCTTCCTCTGGCCCTGGCAGGTCAGTCTGCAGTCCAACGGACGCCATTACTGCAGCGGTGTGCTAATCCACCGCCGCTGGGTGCTGACCGCCAGGCACTGCAGCGTCAG AGCGAAGGAGGATGTGGTGGTTCTGGGAGTCCACGACGTGCACTTCCTGTCCAGTCAGTCCGTGGTGGTGGATGAAGTCTTCAACCCGCCGCTGGACGCCGGTTTCCCTCCGAGATCGGACCTGTCGCTGCTCCGCCTGAGCGTCGCTGCCAGAATAG GCCCAAATGTGTCTCCAGTTTGTGTcccggaggaggacgaggagccggACCACAGCTGGTCCTGTGTGACCGCCGGTTGGGGCGCCGTCAAGGCAGCAG AGGACATCAGCCCAGACCGGCTGCACCACACCAGGCTGACCCTGGTCAATGAGACCGGCTGCAAGGAGGAGTGGGGGGACTTCGTTGGCGATTCTCACATCTGCTGTCACCCCGCTGGatcaacttcctgtctg GGTGATGCTGGAGCGCCGCTGTTCTGCCAGAAACGTGGAACCTACTTCCTGTTCGGCATGGCGTCATGGGGCAGCTGGCGCTGTGATGCCCAGAAACCGGCGGTCCTCACCAAAGTGCCGGACTTCTGCGGATGGATCCACCAGGTCACCCAGAACTACTGA
- the ovch1 gene encoding ovochymase-1 isoform X1: MLEAESGRGRPAGVPHHTGEPDEEVRGQRPPAERGDMLLVLASLCLLAGESGATGETVDFSQKTSNWTDQSNLTAAGTQNFSGEALNPENVTLNGTVPEPRSFSGHFNFSALAGVRSFVREQEAENRIMGGQEAWAHSWPWQVSLRLASTPACGGAVVSPLWVVSAAHCFRRSGGTRVFLGTRTGSSPRLLWLSFCRYSKASVWTVLAGKHDLDNLLESGQQLVGVSSIISHHDYNFRTKSGDVALLRLQQPLVFNQFVRPIDLWMSPLPVSKRCTVTGWGSTQENGPRMHRLQEVNVTVLPSETCNRYYSGRIRHNMFCAGKDQGGVDACQGDSGGPLSCFTGIRHELAGLVSWGIGCGRAKRPGVYTRVQQYADWMSDTMNAHSVESADNLLAEEDPCGKQQSSGCDRAPGLAEVLLSDDGKVSVGNVSESCPFLWPWQVSLQSNGRHYCSGVLIHRRWVLTARHCSVRAKEDVVVLGVHDVHFLSSQSVVVDEVFNPPLDAGFPPRSDLSLLRLSVAARIGPNVSPVCVPEEDEEPDHSWSCVTAGWGAVKAAEDISPDRLHHTRLTLVNETGCKEEWGDFVGDSHICCHPAGSTSCLGDAGAPLFCQKRGTYFLFGMASWGSWRCDAQKPAVLTKVPDFCGWIHQVTQNY; this comes from the exons ATGCTGGAAGCAGAAAGTGGGCGGGGCCGCCCTGCAGGTGTCCCTCATCACACAGGTGAGCCGGatgaagaggtcagaggtcagcgtcCTCCAGCAGAGCGGGGAGACATGCTGCTGGTCCTGGCGTCGCTGTGTCTGCTGGCGGGGGAGTCGGGGGCGACCggagagacag tagaTTTCAGTCAGAAAACATCAAACTGGACGGATCAAAGCAACCTCACGGCCGCCGGGACTCAAAACTTCAGCG gtGAAGCGTTGAATCCGGAGAACGTGACTCTGAATGGGACTGTGCCGGAACCCAGATCTTTCTCGGGACACTTTAatttcagcg CTCTGGCCGGAGTTCGCTCCTTCGTCcgggagcaggaggcggagaaCCGGATCATGGGGGGCCAGGAGGCCTGGGCTCACTCGTGGCCCTGGCAGGTCTCGCTGAGGTTGGCGTCGACGCCGGCCTGCGGGGGCGCCGTCGTCTCGCCGCTGTGGGTGGTCTCCGCGGCGCACTGCTTCAGAAGGTCCGGTGGCACCAGGGTCTTTCTCGGGACGAGGACCGGATCGTCTCCGAGACTCCTCTGGCTTTCTTTCTGCAGGTACAGCAAAGCTTCGGTGTGGACGGTTCTGGCGGGAAAACACGACCTGGACAATCTGCTGGAGTCTGGACAGCAG CTGGTCGGCGtctcctccatcatctcccATCACGACTACAACTTCCGGACCAAATCCGGCGACGTGGCtctgctgaggctgcagcagccgctggTCTTCAACCAGTTCGTCCGTCCCATCGACCTGTGGATGAGCCCGCTGCCGGTGTCCAAACGCTGCACCGTCACCGGCTGGGGCTCCACCCAGGAGA ACGGTCCCCGGAtgcacagactgcaggaggTGAACGTCACGGTGCTGCCCTCCGAGACCTGCAACCGGTACTACAGCGGCCGGATCAGGCACAACATGTTCTGCGCCGGGAAGGACCAGGGAGGGGTGGACGCCTGCCAG GGGGATTCTGGAGGTCCTCTGTCCTGCTTCACTGGGATCAGGCATGAGTTGGCCGGTTTGGTGAGTTGGGGCATCGGTTGTGGTCGAGCCAAACGGCCAGGAGTGTACACCAGAGTCCAGCAGTACGCCGACTGGATGTCCGACACCATGA ACGCTCACAGCGTGGAGTCTGCAGACAACCTCTTAGCCGAAG AGGATCCCTGTGGTAAGCAGCAGAGCTCCGGCTGCGATCGGGCTCCAGGACTGGCTGAGGTCTTACTGTCCGACGACGGTAAGGTGTCCGTGGGGAACGTGTCGGAAAGCTGCCCCTTCCTCTGGCCCTGGCAGGTCAGTCTGCAGTCCAACGGACGCCATTACTGCAGCGGTGTGCTAATCCACCGCCGCTGGGTGCTGACCGCCAGGCACTGCAGCGTCAG AGCGAAGGAGGATGTGGTGGTTCTGGGAGTCCACGACGTGCACTTCCTGTCCAGTCAGTCCGTGGTGGTGGATGAAGTCTTCAACCCGCCGCTGGACGCCGGTTTCCCTCCGAGATCGGACCTGTCGCTGCTCCGCCTGAGCGTCGCTGCCAGAATAG GCCCAAATGTGTCTCCAGTTTGTGTcccggaggaggacgaggagccggACCACAGCTGGTCCTGTGTGACCGCCGGTTGGGGCGCCGTCAAGGCAGCAG AGGACATCAGCCCAGACCGGCTGCACCACACCAGGCTGACCCTGGTCAATGAGACCGGCTGCAAGGAGGAGTGGGGGGACTTCGTTGGCGATTCTCACATCTGCTGTCACCCCGCTGGatcaacttcctgtctg GGTGATGCTGGAGCGCCGCTGTTCTGCCAGAAACGTGGAACCTACTTCCTGTTCGGCATGGCGTCATGGGGCAGCTGGCGCTGTGATGCCCAGAAACCGGCGGTCCTCACCAAAGTGCCGGACTTCTGCGGATGGATCCACCAGGTCACCCAGAACTACTGA
- the ovch1 gene encoding ovochymase-1 isoform X2 yields the protein MLEAESGRGRPAGVPHHTGEPDEEVRGQRPPAERGDMLLVLASLCLLAGESGATGETDFSQKTSNWTDQSNLTAAGTQNFSGEALNPENVTLNGTVPEPRSFSGHFNFSALAGVRSFVREQEAENRIMGGQEAWAHSWPWQVSLRLASTPACGGAVVSPLWVVSAAHCFRRSGGTRVFLGTRTGSSPRLLWLSFCRYSKASVWTVLAGKHDLDNLLESGQQLVGVSSIISHHDYNFRTKSGDVALLRLQQPLVFNQFVRPIDLWMSPLPVSKRCTVTGWGSTQENGPRMHRLQEVNVTVLPSETCNRYYSGRIRHNMFCAGKDQGGVDACQGDSGGPLSCFTGIRHELAGLVSWGIGCGRAKRPGVYTRVQQYADWMSDTMNAHSVESADNLLAEEDPCGKQQSSGCDRAPGLAEVLLSDDGKVSVGNVSESCPFLWPWQVSLQSNGRHYCSGVLIHRRWVLTARHCSVRAKEDVVVLGVHDVHFLSSQSVVVDEVFNPPLDAGFPPRSDLSLLRLSVAARIGPNVSPVCVPEEDEEPDHSWSCVTAGWGAVKAAEDISPDRLHHTRLTLVNETGCKEEWGDFVGDSHICCHPAGSTSCLGDAGAPLFCQKRGTYFLFGMASWGSWRCDAQKPAVLTKVPDFCGWIHQVTQNY from the exons ATGCTGGAAGCAGAAAGTGGGCGGGGCCGCCCTGCAGGTGTCCCTCATCACACAGGTGAGCCGGatgaagaggtcagaggtcagcgtcCTCCAGCAGAGCGGGGAGACATGCTGCTGGTCCTGGCGTCGCTGTGTCTGCTGGCGGGGGAGTCGGGGGCGACCggagagacag aTTTCAGTCAGAAAACATCAAACTGGACGGATCAAAGCAACCTCACGGCCGCCGGGACTCAAAACTTCAGCG gtGAAGCGTTGAATCCGGAGAACGTGACTCTGAATGGGACTGTGCCGGAACCCAGATCTTTCTCGGGACACTTTAatttcagcg CTCTGGCCGGAGTTCGCTCCTTCGTCcgggagcaggaggcggagaaCCGGATCATGGGGGGCCAGGAGGCCTGGGCTCACTCGTGGCCCTGGCAGGTCTCGCTGAGGTTGGCGTCGACGCCGGCCTGCGGGGGCGCCGTCGTCTCGCCGCTGTGGGTGGTCTCCGCGGCGCACTGCTTCAGAAGGTCCGGTGGCACCAGGGTCTTTCTCGGGACGAGGACCGGATCGTCTCCGAGACTCCTCTGGCTTTCTTTCTGCAGGTACAGCAAAGCTTCGGTGTGGACGGTTCTGGCGGGAAAACACGACCTGGACAATCTGCTGGAGTCTGGACAGCAG CTGGTCGGCGtctcctccatcatctcccATCACGACTACAACTTCCGGACCAAATCCGGCGACGTGGCtctgctgaggctgcagcagccgctggTCTTCAACCAGTTCGTCCGTCCCATCGACCTGTGGATGAGCCCGCTGCCGGTGTCCAAACGCTGCACCGTCACCGGCTGGGGCTCCACCCAGGAGA ACGGTCCCCGGAtgcacagactgcaggaggTGAACGTCACGGTGCTGCCCTCCGAGACCTGCAACCGGTACTACAGCGGCCGGATCAGGCACAACATGTTCTGCGCCGGGAAGGACCAGGGAGGGGTGGACGCCTGCCAG GGGGATTCTGGAGGTCCTCTGTCCTGCTTCACTGGGATCAGGCATGAGTTGGCCGGTTTGGTGAGTTGGGGCATCGGTTGTGGTCGAGCCAAACGGCCAGGAGTGTACACCAGAGTCCAGCAGTACGCCGACTGGATGTCCGACACCATGA ACGCTCACAGCGTGGAGTCTGCAGACAACCTCTTAGCCGAAG AGGATCCCTGTGGTAAGCAGCAGAGCTCCGGCTGCGATCGGGCTCCAGGACTGGCTGAGGTCTTACTGTCCGACGACGGTAAGGTGTCCGTGGGGAACGTGTCGGAAAGCTGCCCCTTCCTCTGGCCCTGGCAGGTCAGTCTGCAGTCCAACGGACGCCATTACTGCAGCGGTGTGCTAATCCACCGCCGCTGGGTGCTGACCGCCAGGCACTGCAGCGTCAG AGCGAAGGAGGATGTGGTGGTTCTGGGAGTCCACGACGTGCACTTCCTGTCCAGTCAGTCCGTGGTGGTGGATGAAGTCTTCAACCCGCCGCTGGACGCCGGTTTCCCTCCGAGATCGGACCTGTCGCTGCTCCGCCTGAGCGTCGCTGCCAGAATAG GCCCAAATGTGTCTCCAGTTTGTGTcccggaggaggacgaggagccggACCACAGCTGGTCCTGTGTGACCGCCGGTTGGGGCGCCGTCAAGGCAGCAG AGGACATCAGCCCAGACCGGCTGCACCACACCAGGCTGACCCTGGTCAATGAGACCGGCTGCAAGGAGGAGTGGGGGGACTTCGTTGGCGATTCTCACATCTGCTGTCACCCCGCTGGatcaacttcctgtctg GGTGATGCTGGAGCGCCGCTGTTCTGCCAGAAACGTGGAACCTACTTCCTGTTCGGCATGGCGTCATGGGGCAGCTGGCGCTGTGATGCCCAGAAACCGGCGGTCCTCACCAAAGTGCCGGACTTCTGCGGATGGATCCACCAGGTCACCCAGAACTACTGA
- the ovch1 gene encoding ovochymase-1 isoform X3 encodes MLEAESGRGRPAGVPHHTGEPDEEVRGQRPPAERGDMLLVLASLCLLAGESGATGETVDFSQKTSNWTDQSNLTAAGTQNFSGEALNPENVTLNGTVPEPRSFSGHFNFSALAGVRSFVREQEAENRIMGGQEAWAHSWPWQVSLRLASTPACGGAVVSPLWVVSAAHCFRRYSKASVWTVLAGKHDLDNLLESGQQLVGVSSIISHHDYNFRTKSGDVALLRLQQPLVFNQFVRPIDLWMSPLPVSKRCTVTGWGSTQENGPRMHRLQEVNVTVLPSETCNRYYSGRIRHNMFCAGKDQGGVDACQGDSGGPLSCFTGIRHELAGLVSWGIGCGRAKRPGVYTRVQQYADWMSDTMNAHSVESADNLLAEEDPCGKQQSSGCDRAPGLAEVLLSDDGKVSVGNVSESCPFLWPWQVSLQSNGRHYCSGVLIHRRWVLTARHCSVRAKEDVVVLGVHDVHFLSSQSVVVDEVFNPPLDAGFPPRSDLSLLRLSVAARIGPNVSPVCVPEEDEEPDHSWSCVTAGWGAVKAAEDISPDRLHHTRLTLVNETGCKEEWGDFVGDSHICCHPAGSTSCLGDAGAPLFCQKRGTYFLFGMASWGSWRCDAQKPAVLTKVPDFCGWIHQVTQNY; translated from the exons ATGCTGGAAGCAGAAAGTGGGCGGGGCCGCCCTGCAGGTGTCCCTCATCACACAGGTGAGCCGGatgaagaggtcagaggtcagcgtcCTCCAGCAGAGCGGGGAGACATGCTGCTGGTCCTGGCGTCGCTGTGTCTGCTGGCGGGGGAGTCGGGGGCGACCggagagacag tagaTTTCAGTCAGAAAACATCAAACTGGACGGATCAAAGCAACCTCACGGCCGCCGGGACTCAAAACTTCAGCG gtGAAGCGTTGAATCCGGAGAACGTGACTCTGAATGGGACTGTGCCGGAACCCAGATCTTTCTCGGGACACTTTAatttcagcg CTCTGGCCGGAGTTCGCTCCTTCGTCcgggagcaggaggcggagaaCCGGATCATGGGGGGCCAGGAGGCCTGGGCTCACTCGTGGCCCTGGCAGGTCTCGCTGAGGTTGGCGTCGACGCCGGCCTGCGGGGGCGCCGTCGTCTCGCCGCTGTGGGTGGTCTCCGCGGCGCACTGCTTCAGAAG GTACAGCAAAGCTTCGGTGTGGACGGTTCTGGCGGGAAAACACGACCTGGACAATCTGCTGGAGTCTGGACAGCAG CTGGTCGGCGtctcctccatcatctcccATCACGACTACAACTTCCGGACCAAATCCGGCGACGTGGCtctgctgaggctgcagcagccgctggTCTTCAACCAGTTCGTCCGTCCCATCGACCTGTGGATGAGCCCGCTGCCGGTGTCCAAACGCTGCACCGTCACCGGCTGGGGCTCCACCCAGGAGA ACGGTCCCCGGAtgcacagactgcaggaggTGAACGTCACGGTGCTGCCCTCCGAGACCTGCAACCGGTACTACAGCGGCCGGATCAGGCACAACATGTTCTGCGCCGGGAAGGACCAGGGAGGGGTGGACGCCTGCCAG GGGGATTCTGGAGGTCCTCTGTCCTGCTTCACTGGGATCAGGCATGAGTTGGCCGGTTTGGTGAGTTGGGGCATCGGTTGTGGTCGAGCCAAACGGCCAGGAGTGTACACCAGAGTCCAGCAGTACGCCGACTGGATGTCCGACACCATGA ACGCTCACAGCGTGGAGTCTGCAGACAACCTCTTAGCCGAAG AGGATCCCTGTGGTAAGCAGCAGAGCTCCGGCTGCGATCGGGCTCCAGGACTGGCTGAGGTCTTACTGTCCGACGACGGTAAGGTGTCCGTGGGGAACGTGTCGGAAAGCTGCCCCTTCCTCTGGCCCTGGCAGGTCAGTCTGCAGTCCAACGGACGCCATTACTGCAGCGGTGTGCTAATCCACCGCCGCTGGGTGCTGACCGCCAGGCACTGCAGCGTCAG AGCGAAGGAGGATGTGGTGGTTCTGGGAGTCCACGACGTGCACTTCCTGTCCAGTCAGTCCGTGGTGGTGGATGAAGTCTTCAACCCGCCGCTGGACGCCGGTTTCCCTCCGAGATCGGACCTGTCGCTGCTCCGCCTGAGCGTCGCTGCCAGAATAG GCCCAAATGTGTCTCCAGTTTGTGTcccggaggaggacgaggagccggACCACAGCTGGTCCTGTGTGACCGCCGGTTGGGGCGCCGTCAAGGCAGCAG AGGACATCAGCCCAGACCGGCTGCACCACACCAGGCTGACCCTGGTCAATGAGACCGGCTGCAAGGAGGAGTGGGGGGACTTCGTTGGCGATTCTCACATCTGCTGTCACCCCGCTGGatcaacttcctgtctg GGTGATGCTGGAGCGCCGCTGTTCTGCCAGAAACGTGGAACCTACTTCCTGTTCGGCATGGCGTCATGGGGCAGCTGGCGCTGTGATGCCCAGAAACCGGCGGTCCTCACCAAAGTGCCGGACTTCTGCGGATGGATCCACCAGGTCACCCAGAACTACTGA
- the ovch1 gene encoding ovochymase-1 isoform X4, giving the protein MKGEALNPENVTLNGTVPEPRSFSGHFNFSALAGVRSFVREQEAENRIMGGQEAWAHSWPWQVSLRLASTPACGGAVVSPLWVVSAAHCFRRSGGTRVFLGTRTGSSPRLLWLSFCRYSKASVWTVLAGKHDLDNLLESGQQLVGVSSIISHHDYNFRTKSGDVALLRLQQPLVFNQFVRPIDLWMSPLPVSKRCTVTGWGSTQENGPRMHRLQEVNVTVLPSETCNRYYSGRIRHNMFCAGKDQGGVDACQGDSGGPLSCFTGIRHELAGLVSWGIGCGRAKRPGVYTRVQQYADWMSDTMNAHSVESADNLLAEEDPCGKQQSSGCDRAPGLAEVLLSDDGKVSVGNVSESCPFLWPWQVSLQSNGRHYCSGVLIHRRWVLTARHCSVRAKEDVVVLGVHDVHFLSSQSVVVDEVFNPPLDAGFPPRSDLSLLRLSVAARIGPNVSPVCVPEEDEEPDHSWSCVTAGWGAVKAAEDISPDRLHHTRLTLVNETGCKEEWGDFVGDSHICCHPAGSTSCLGDAGAPLFCQKRGTYFLFGMASWGSWRCDAQKPAVLTKVPDFCGWIHQVTQNY; this is encoded by the exons ATGAAAG gtGAAGCGTTGAATCCGGAGAACGTGACTCTGAATGGGACTGTGCCGGAACCCAGATCTTTCTCGGGACACTTTAatttcagcg CTCTGGCCGGAGTTCGCTCCTTCGTCcgggagcaggaggcggagaaCCGGATCATGGGGGGCCAGGAGGCCTGGGCTCACTCGTGGCCCTGGCAGGTCTCGCTGAGGTTGGCGTCGACGCCGGCCTGCGGGGGCGCCGTCGTCTCGCCGCTGTGGGTGGTCTCCGCGGCGCACTGCTTCAGAAGGTCCGGTGGCACCAGGGTCTTTCTCGGGACGAGGACCGGATCGTCTCCGAGACTCCTCTGGCTTTCTTTCTGCAGGTACAGCAAAGCTTCGGTGTGGACGGTTCTGGCGGGAAAACACGACCTGGACAATCTGCTGGAGTCTGGACAGCAG CTGGTCGGCGtctcctccatcatctcccATCACGACTACAACTTCCGGACCAAATCCGGCGACGTGGCtctgctgaggctgcagcagccgctggTCTTCAACCAGTTCGTCCGTCCCATCGACCTGTGGATGAGCCCGCTGCCGGTGTCCAAACGCTGCACCGTCACCGGCTGGGGCTCCACCCAGGAGA ACGGTCCCCGGAtgcacagactgcaggaggTGAACGTCACGGTGCTGCCCTCCGAGACCTGCAACCGGTACTACAGCGGCCGGATCAGGCACAACATGTTCTGCGCCGGGAAGGACCAGGGAGGGGTGGACGCCTGCCAG GGGGATTCTGGAGGTCCTCTGTCCTGCTTCACTGGGATCAGGCATGAGTTGGCCGGTTTGGTGAGTTGGGGCATCGGTTGTGGTCGAGCCAAACGGCCAGGAGTGTACACCAGAGTCCAGCAGTACGCCGACTGGATGTCCGACACCATGA ACGCTCACAGCGTGGAGTCTGCAGACAACCTCTTAGCCGAAG AGGATCCCTGTGGTAAGCAGCAGAGCTCCGGCTGCGATCGGGCTCCAGGACTGGCTGAGGTCTTACTGTCCGACGACGGTAAGGTGTCCGTGGGGAACGTGTCGGAAAGCTGCCCCTTCCTCTGGCCCTGGCAGGTCAGTCTGCAGTCCAACGGACGCCATTACTGCAGCGGTGTGCTAATCCACCGCCGCTGGGTGCTGACCGCCAGGCACTGCAGCGTCAG AGCGAAGGAGGATGTGGTGGTTCTGGGAGTCCACGACGTGCACTTCCTGTCCAGTCAGTCCGTGGTGGTGGATGAAGTCTTCAACCCGCCGCTGGACGCCGGTTTCCCTCCGAGATCGGACCTGTCGCTGCTCCGCCTGAGCGTCGCTGCCAGAATAG GCCCAAATGTGTCTCCAGTTTGTGTcccggaggaggacgaggagccggACCACAGCTGGTCCTGTGTGACCGCCGGTTGGGGCGCCGTCAAGGCAGCAG AGGACATCAGCCCAGACCGGCTGCACCACACCAGGCTGACCCTGGTCAATGAGACCGGCTGCAAGGAGGAGTGGGGGGACTTCGTTGGCGATTCTCACATCTGCTGTCACCCCGCTGGatcaacttcctgtctg GGTGATGCTGGAGCGCCGCTGTTCTGCCAGAAACGTGGAACCTACTTCCTGTTCGGCATGGCGTCATGGGGCAGCTGGCGCTGTGATGCCCAGAAACCGGCGGTCCTCACCAAAGTGCCGGACTTCTGCGGATGGATCCACCAGGTCACCCAGAACTACTGA